The Diorhabda carinulata isolate Delta chromosome 4, icDioCari1.1, whole genome shotgun sequence genomic interval ttaaagatAAGACATTATTAAATACTTACTGCCGCCAATGAAAACATATCaaacatttcatttaatgaaatttccTTGTGTTTAGCCGTAAACACATTGATAACTCCATCATTTTTAATGCATGTACGgcattttttattcaatccTTCTGTAATAACATCTATACATTTATTATcgatatcaaatatttcaattttctcaaacatttttttttttaaatatttcactttgtTTTATAACAACTCCAACATTGTAAACTTTAGTGAAATTTAACAAATGACATTCTAGAATTATCATTTATCACTATCAATTATCAGATCATAAGCAATATGAGGTTTGTTTTTTTGCTACACGGAATCAGAGCAGGGAAAATCATTAGctcaaaactataaaaaaaaagaaataatagtatctatataatatatattataattacaagatattattagaaatttcatattttttcctaataattgatctacattttataatattttaattacaatttgttTGTTACTGTCAAGTGTCATTCTGTATcgaatttttgacattttcgtATACTTTAATCTACTGGTTCCGATTTTAACTATTGTCTATAAACAATGATGaattactttgttttttgagtaaatataaatacattttttacttCTCGTATCAACCTCAAAGTTTCTTGAAACACGCAAGAACATTCGGCGGGTATGTATTCTTAATTTAAAATacagttgaaaaatttttaatacatatcaaaatgaaaagtTAACAGGATAATTTCAAATGATGTATACAAGAATTTGTGaatgttttcttctttaatgttcattttcaaatattccagATGAAGTTATCATGAAATTTAGGAATTAGTTGGATAATATTTAACTCTACAAAGCTTTTATCGACCAGACTCTGATTTATATAATTGATGAGTAaaagaatttcattaaaaagttttGTGAATGTACCTCATGTAACCTCAATAGCGTACTTAAATAGTTTATAACTTACTAATCAATTTAacacataattttaaattttctgttattctacatattttctttaaaaatatgttaataatagTTGTTTCTTATTGGTAGATAAAACTTTCTAAATACAagttatttagtttatttataaatttgtacatttgtaaataaattaaatatagtttttgttatattgtagtgatattttctaatcaaaatgAGTGAACAAGAACAACCTGTAGCTGAATCTTTATCTCCACAAGAGTTGGAGAAACAAGAAGAAGCTAAACTGAAAGCCAAATATAATATTGGTCCAAACCAAGGACTAGGATTAAAAGCTAGTGGACATTCAGCATTCCTACAAAAACGTTTATCGAAAGGTCAGAAATATTTCGATTCTGGCGACTATCAAATGGCTAAACAAAAATTCGGAAATGTTGCTAATAAAGCAGGCCTTCAACTACCCGGACCAATTCCATTTGTAGGTACAGGTGAAGCTATTCCTACTCCAGAAAGTGTCCCAGTGAGAAAAACTTCTTTAGTACAAccatcaaaattttcaaatattagttAGGAACACTATTCTTCTGGATTCTTTATAATAAGTACtatttatgttgaatatataattaagtttttatcaaaattttaattagtgTATGGTGTTTGGAATTAATAACATTGGTGAATCATTTActaattaaaagttaaattaaaaaaattaaaaatctagaAAGTTGTATTTgttattctcatttttctctcCTTAATCTCTCTAAGtcaggaaaatgaaaaaattaatatcattggAGGTCCAAAAgcttcacagaaataaaaatgattaaatacaGTTGTTATCGGTGCATTTTGTAGATCCATTTACAAACAGCCTACaaaaatttgcataaaattacaactgtcttttatttttatttttttaacaattagaATTAAACATGTTTTCTTGAACATATGGATCTATATATTagggatctattgtgtccccttttTTGAGGTTTTGTTCTGTACACAACAGAATCTGCATGCCATATTATCTCCTAAATCTAGCATTTTCTGGTTTCCATTGAGGCTACAATGTCTCAACAAGACTTCTGTTAGTATTTGTAGTTTTGTAAATTCTCTAGTCATAGTTTCACAGtagtatttttttctgtcaTAACCCCTGTAGATTGTCCACTATCCACCTTCTTTTCATGAGATTTCTCTATCTTCTCTGTAGCTGATAATCACAAAGAGATTCAGGTCCTATGATTGGTTTGTTCTCCCATACTTTAGTGAATCTGTCAGCTATTCCGTTTTCCTTCTTCGCACAGTGTTCTGGAATTTATTCTCCTTACCTCACTCATTCAACTTCTAGGCATTCCTAAAccagtttggattttatgatattggaacTTAGATCTCTAATCGGCTTTCGGACAGATTATTCTCTTAGTTATAATAATTCCTTCCAAGATTGAAATCGATACATTTTGAATGGCATATTCAGTAAAACCTCTAACACTGACCACCTCTTGTCCATCTCTATGTGTTTACGGAAGTTTATTAGTTGGTTTTTTCACAACTAATTTTCATTGGAGGGTTACCTCTCTATGTTGACCCCATCCATAAGTTGTATGTTAACCTTCATAAATAAGTTGCATGTTCACTACCTCTTCAAGTAAATTGTATGATGACCCCCAATCGTTGTATTTAGGACTCCTCTATACGTCTTAGCTCTGTGTTTGTTCTTAtacgaaacaccctgtataaaattctCGTGTCACAGTATTTGCAGCAAAACTCATCCAGAATTCTGTGAGTATACTTAATAGGTCTGAGAAGCCCGGTGTGATTccgttttaaaaacaaaaatgaaaatataaataaaaacctatTCAATCTCGATTCTACAGTTTGCATTTGAAGCACAATTTCAAAGCTCATGAAGCCCATAAATTGATCTGGTGTATGAGGGGCAACAATAAAACGCAGCTGTGTTTGACGCACAGATCTCAAGCACGACAAAATGGAACATGCGTTAAAATGCCTTCTTCATTTAGTAATTTTGTTTTGAGTA includes:
- the LOC130892698 gene encoding alpha-endosulfine, with the translated sequence MSEQEQPVAESLSPQELEKQEEAKLKAKYNIGPNQGLGLKASGHSAFLQKRLSKGQKYFDSGDYQMAKQKFGNVANKAGLQLPGPIPFVGTGEAIPTPESVPVRKTSLVQPSKFSNIS